The following coding sequences lie in one Manis javanica isolate MJ-LG chromosome X, MJ_LKY, whole genome shotgun sequence genomic window:
- the RNF113A gene encoding E3 ubiquitin-protein ligase RNF113A, producing MAGLRRDALARSRALALLVLPTQEPAHFAPTRVKHDVQSREQVSRDQVRHSRFGALDRKMAEERSPVEAASQVCTFLFRKFGGQKGAAGRRKRPCNQEPDDCSSSSSDEGSTVFRPKKKRAAHNPMIQKTCGSGKQKAPYNDLNSEEEEENHPESVGVVYKSTRSAKPVGPEDMGATAVYELDTEKERDAQAIFERSQKIQEELRGKEDDKIYRGINNYQKYMKPKDTSMGNASSGMVRKGPIRAPEHLRATVRWDYQPDICKDYKETGFCGFGDSCKFLHDRSDYKHGWQIERELDEGRYGVYEDGNYEVGSDEEEIPFKCFICRQTFQNPVVTKCRHYFCESCALQHFRTTPRCYVCDQQTNGVFNPAKELIAKLEKHRATEDGVASSFPLDTDNGPISIP from the coding sequence ATGGCAGGACTCAGGAGAGATGCGCTCGCGCGCTCGCGCGCTCTCGCACTGCTGGTTCTGCCCACCCAGGAGCCCGCCCATTTTGCGCCGACTCGGGTCAAGCACGACGTGCAGTCCCGTGAACAGGTCTCGCGCGACCAAGTCCGCCATAGCCGTTTCGGAGCTCTGGACCGTAAAATGGCAGAGGAACGTTCTCCAGTAGAGGCAGCAAGTCAGGTGTGCACCTTTCTCTTCAGAAAGTTTGGTGGGCAAAAAGGGGCTGCAGGCCGCAGGAAGCGCCCCTGCAACCAAGAGCCCGACGACTGCAGCAGCAGCAGTAGTGACGAAGGCAGCACTGTGTTCCGCCCAAAAAAGAAGCGCGCGGCCCACAATCCGATGATACAGAAAACCTGTGGCAGTGGTAAACAGAAGGCGCCTTACAATGACTTGAATagcgaggaggaggaagagaaccaCCCGGAGAGTGTCGGCGTGGTCTACAAGTCCACCCGCTCGGCGAAACCCGTGGGGCCAGAGGACATGGGGGCGACTGCTGTCTACGAGCTAGACACAGAGAAGGAGCGCGATGCACAAGCCATCTTTGAGCGCAGCCAGAAGATCCAGGAGGAGCTGAGAGGCAAGGAAGATGACAAGATCTACCGGGGAATCAATAATTATCAGAAATACATGAAGCCCAAAGATACGTCAATGGGCAATGCTTCCTCTGGGATGGTGAGGAAGGGCCCCATCCGAGCTCCCGAGCATCTGCGTGCCACCGTGCGCTGGGATTACCAGCCCGACATTTGCAAAGACTACAAGGAGACTGGTTTTTGTGGCTTTGGAGACAGCTGCAAATTCCTCCATGATCGCTCAGATTACAAGCATGGGTGGCAGATTGAACGTGAGCTTGATGAAGGTCGCTATGGTGTCTATGAGGACGGAAACTATGAAGTGGGAAGCGATGAGGAGGAAATACCATTCAAGTGTTTCATCTGTCGCCAGACCTTCCAAAACCCGGTTGTCACCAAGTGCAGGCATTATTTCTGTGAGAGCTGTGCACTGCAGCATTTCCGCACCACCCCGCGCTGCTATGTCTGTGACCAGCAGACCAATGGCGTCTTCAATCCAGCAAAAGAACTGATTGCTAAACTGGAGAAGCATCGAGCTACAGAAGATGGTGTTGCTTCCAGTTTCCCATTAGATACTGATAATGGTCCAATTTCCATTCCTTAG